In the Methanosphaera stadtmanae DSM 3091 genome, TGGCATATGAAATAATTTCATCTGCATTTGAACGTTTCTTTGCAATTACAACACCATCAATTTCTATAACAACATATCTTGTAATGATAATTACATTGATTATAACACTAATAGCTGCATATTATGAAAAAAGCATGGCTAAAAAATTACATAGCAACATACTTCTTTCAGATAGTGAACATATAAAAAGTGATGCTCTTGCAACATTTATCATAATAATAAGTCTTGTATTTGTTCAATTAGGTTATACTATACTTGATCCAATATTATCTATTGGAATTTCATTACTAATTATAAAAACTGGACTAACAATCCTATACTCCAATATCAACATATTACTTGATAAAAATATCTTATCTACCTATGAAATAGAAGATGTAGTAAAAGATATAAATGAAATAAAGGAGGTACATAATGTACGAACAAGAGGAACAGCTTCAACAATTTTTTTAGATATGCATCTAGTATTATCTAAGGATTTATCACTAGCTGATGCACATAGGTTATCACATATTTGTGAAGAAAAGATATGTGAGGAATATCCTGAAATTAAGGATGTATTAATTCATATTGAACCTGAAGAGGGTATGGATGATAAGATTGAATATGAATAATAATACATCCACCATTTTTTTTGAATCTATTTTTAATGATTTTTTTGAATTTAATAATATTTCTTTTAATATAATTTTTTAATAAATTATTTCATTTAAGAAATATAAATATAATACATAATATAAGAAATAAAAAAAATAATAATGGTGGATATAATCGTGGATTTTGAAATTAAATATAAAGATGCAATGGCAAGGGTAGGTAAATTTAAAACACCACATGGAACTGTAACCACTCCTGCTCTAATGCCTGTAGTTCATCCAGGTAAACAAACATTAGATGTTAAGAAGTTAGGTGCTCAGATAGTTATTACAAATTCATATATAATCTATAAAAATGAAGAACTTAAGAAAAAAGCATTAGAAGAAGGAGTTCATAGTCTAATAGATTTTCCTAATACAATAGAAACAGACTCTGGTTCATTTCAATTATCAGTATATGGTGATATAGATATTACAAATGAAGAAGTAATAAAATTCCAAGAAGCAATAAAAACAGACATAGGAACATCACTAGATATTCCAACAG is a window encoding:
- a CDS encoding cation diffusion facilitator family transporter, whose product is MSNEYYRKVREVLVLILIINIAIGLVKIIYGYKAGVLSITADGYDSLLDAVSNIVGIVILLVSAKPSDKEHRYGHYKLETFASILISFTLFIVAYEIISSAFERFFAITTPSISITTYLVMIITLIITLIAAYYEKSMAKKLHSNILLSDSEHIKSDALATFIIIISLVFVQLGYTILDPILSIGISLLIIKTGLTILYSNINILLDKNILSTYEIEDVVKDINEIKEVHNVRTRGTASTIFLDMHLVLSKDLSLADAHRLSHICEEKICEEYPEIKDVLIHIEPEEGMDDKIEYE